A region from the Rhodamnia argentea isolate NSW1041297 chromosome 7, ASM2092103v1, whole genome shotgun sequence genome encodes:
- the LOC115734645 gene encoding putative receptor protein kinase ZmPK1, with product MKHKAITFSSFSLVSLIVFFICSSFASSDVLLRGSSLSVEEHESDILKSPDKTFTCGFYGFGGNAYWFSIWFTDSSDRTVVWTANRDNPVNGKRSKVTLRGTGALVVTDVDGSVVWETNTTSTNANSLELLNTGNLVLRSPDRTILWQSFEYPTDTLLPNQLLTKSKKLVSSLKAGAFYSGYFNLYFDNDNVLRLMYDGPDISSLYWPSPYLDVFQNGRTNYNSSRIAVLDETGHFQSSDQFQFNASDRGWGIKRRLTMDPDGNLRLYSLDKQKGSWVVTWQALALLCEVHGICGRNGICVSTPEPKCTCPPGYEMSEPSDWHEGCKPKFNFTCAKSQDVKFLVLPNTDYYGFDAVYNNNASFNFCRQACLDDCNCLGFIYWETRRWCYTKSSLFNGLTAPNFPGNLHLKLPISMVASSEPIRKGSDLECSAARDQLTVGSSTTYNTLGKRVRWTYLYWFASAIGTAEILIFFSGWWILFRKRDVQSIVEDGYRSITSLFRRFSYEELKNATGNFKGEIGRGASGTVYKGVLTDERAVAVKRLGDVYHEEEVFWAEVSTIGKINHMNLVRMWGFCCEGKHRLVVYEYVENQSLDKHLFSGNFIEWRDRFRIALGTAKGLAYLHHECLEWVIHCDVKPENILLDKTFEPKIADFGLAKLLQRDSMNSQFSRIRGTKGYMAPEWALNLPITAKVDVYSYGVMVLEIVKGVRLSNWVVKKAENEEQETELTVFIREMKRRIQCGEDLGIEDLVDKRLKGQYSRKQARMLVEIGVSCVEEDRNKRPTMDSIVNQLLEPDDE from the coding sequence TTCAAGCTTTTCTCTTGTCTCACTCATTGTTTTTTTCATATGTTCTTCCTTTGCAAGCTCAGACGTTTTGCTTAGAGGCTCTTCTCTATCTGTTGAAGAACATGAATCCGACATTCTAAAATCCCCAGATAAGACCTTCACATGCGGCTTCTATGGCTTTGGAGGCAATGCTTACTGGTTCTCAATCTGGTTCACCGACTCCTCGGACAGGACCGTCGTTTGGACGGCCAACCGGGACAATCCTGTCAATGGTAAACGCTCCAAGGTCACTCTCCGGGGTACGGGCGCGTTGGTCGTGACCGACGTGGATGGTTCTGTGGTTTGGGAGACCAACACGACTTCCACCAATGCCAATTCGCTCGAGCTCTTGAATACAGGCAACCTTGTGCTGAGAAGTCCTGATAGGACAATTCTATGGCAAAGCTTTGAGTATCCAACTGATACTCTGCTGCCAAACCAGCTCCTCACTAAGAGCAAGAAACTGGTGTCATCTCTAAAAGCAGGAGCATTTTACTCTGGCTATTTCAATCTCTACTTCGACAATGACAATGTGCTGAGGTTGATGTATGATGGACCGGACATATCCAGCCTCTACTGGCCTAGCCCGTACTTAGACGTGTTCCAGAACGGGAGAACGAATTACAACAGCAGCCGGATCGCAGTCCTAGACGAGACAGGCCATTTTCAATCGAGCGACCAGTTTCAATTCAATGCTTCTGACCGGGGCTGGGGGATCAAAAGGCGGCTAACAATGGACCCCGACGGAAACCTGAGGCTCTACAGCCTGGACAAGCAGAAGGGGTCGTGGGTGGTGACGTGGCAGGCGCTTGCGCTACTCTGCGAGGTGCATGGGATATGTGGGAGGAACGGGATTTGTGTGTCCACACCTGAGCCCAAGTGCACATGCCCTCCTGGTTACGAGATGAGCGAGCCTAGTGACTGGCACGAAGGTTGCAAACCCAAATTCAATTTCACTTGCGCCAAGTCTCAAGACGTGAAGTTCTTGGTGCTTCCCAACACGGACTATTACGGGTTTGACGCCGTCTACAACAATAATGCCTCGTTCAATTTCTGCAGGCAGGCCTGTTTGGATGACTGCAACTGCTTGGGGTTCATCTACTGGGAAACGCGAAGATGGTGTTACACGAAGAGCTCGCTCTTCAACGGCTTGACGGCCCCAAATTTTCCTGGAAATTTACATCTGAAACTGCCCATCTCCATGGTGGCATCCTCGGAGCCGATTCGCAAAGGCAGCGATCTTGAATGCTCCGCAGCCCGAGACCAATTAACGGTAGGTTCATCTACCACATATAACACTCTAGGTAAGAGGGTGAGATGGACCTACCTCTACTGGTTCGCGTCTGCGATTGGGACGGCCGAGATACTTATCTTTTTCTCGGGCTGGTGGATTCTCTTTAGAAAGCGTGATGTGCAGAGCATAGTGGAAGACGGGTACCGCTCGATAACGAGCCTTTTCAGGAGGTTCAGCTATGAGGAACTCAAGAACGCGACCGGGAACTTCAAGGGCGAGATAGGGAGAGGAGCGTCAGGAACGGTGTACAAGGGCGTTTTAACGGACGAAAGGGCCGTGGCCGTGAAGAGACTCGGAGATGTGTACCATGAGGAGGAGGTCTTCTGGGCTGAAGTTAGTACAATTGGGAAGATAAATCACATGAACCTGGTGAGGATGTGGGGGTTCTGTTGTGAGGGCAAGCACAGGCTCGTGGTCTATGAGTATGTGGAGAATCAGTCCCTGGACAAGCACTTGTTCTCGGGGAACTTCATCGAGTGGAGGGATCGGTTCAGGATCGCGCTTGGCACGGCCAAAGGCCTGGCCTACCTGCACCACGAGTGCCTTGAGTGGGTTATCCATTGCGATGTGAAGCCCGAGAACATCCTCCTGGATAAGACATTCGAGCCCAAGATTGCGGACTTTGGGCTGGCAAAACTGCTCCAGAGGGACAGCATGAATTCGCAGTTCTCGCGCATAAGGGGCACGAAGGGCTACATGGCGCCCGAGTGGGCACTGAACCTCCCGATCACGGCGAAGGTCGACGTATACAGTTATGGTGTGATGGTCCTGGAGATAGTGAAGGGGGTTCGGCTCTCAAATTGGGTCGTGAAGAAAGCAGAGAACGAGGAGCAGGAAACTGAGCTGACGGTCTTCATCCgagagatgaagaggaggattcAATGTGGAGAGGACTTGGGGATCGAGGATTTGGTGGACAAGAGGTTGAAAGGGCAATATAGCAGGAAGCAGGCAAGAATGCTTGTTGAGATTGGCGTGTCATGTGTCGAGGAGGACAGGAATAAGAGACCCACCATGGATTCAATAGTGAATCAGCTGCTAGAACCTGATGATGAATAA